The following proteins come from a genomic window of Hoplias malabaricus isolate fHopMal1 chromosome 15, fHopMal1.hap1, whole genome shotgun sequence:
- the adra2db gene encoding alpha-2Db adrenergic receptor translates to MAEPALAEPNGTSSPRAAPHSRCASAFIIVAVAVVILVTVVGNALVVAAVLTSRALRAPQHLFLLSLASADILVATLVIPFSLANEVMGYWYFGRTWCALYLALDVLFCTASIAHLCAISLDRYWAVTEAARYNARRTPRRVKAMIAAAWLVAALVSFPPLVLTEHDEQVCALNNDTWYILSSCAVSFFGPGLVMVAVYCRIYRVAKQRAAAVFAAKSCPPRTISRSETWFPRRSGLNGNGPVNGSGSGGETTCDRRRGELDDIDLEESCISDSARGAGGGGARQPERVPWACSRAVEEDGGVGTGARRKPPLSKSRAAQMREKRFTFVLAVVMGAFVLCWFPFFFTYSLHAVCRESCTIPDALFNLFFWIGYCNSSVNPIIYTVFNRDFRKAFKKIMCHSSTSSS, encoded by the coding sequence ATGGCGGAGCCGGCGCTGGCGGAGCCGAACGGCACGAGCTCTCCGCGCGCCGCCCCGCACTCGCGCTGCGCCTCGGCGTTCATCATCGTGGCAGTGGCGGTGGTCATCCTCGTGACGGTGGTGGGCAACGCGCTGGTGGTGGCCGCCGTGCTTACCAGCCGCGCCCTGCGCGCTCCGCAGCACCTCTTCCTCTTGTCGCTGGCGTCCGCCGACATCCTGGTGGCCACGCTGGTCATCCCCTTCTCTCTGGCCAACGAGGTGATGGGCTACTGGTATTTCGGGCGCACGTGGTGCGCGCTGTACCTGGCGCTGGACGTGCTCTTCTGCACGGCGTCCATCGCGCACTTGTGCGCCATCAGTCTTGACCGATACTGGGCAGTGACTGAGGCCGCGCGCTACAATGCGAGGCGCACGCCCCGCCGCGTCAAGGCCATGATCGCCGCCGCGTGGCTCGTGGCCGCGCTCGTCTCCTTCCCGCCGCTCGTGCTCACCGAACATGACGAGCAGGTGTGCGCGCTCAATAACGACACGTGGTACATCCTATCCTCGTGCGCCGTCTCCTTTTTCGGCCCGGGCCTCGTCATGGTGGCCGTCTACTGCCGCATCTACCGCGTGGCCAAGCAGCGAGCAGCCGCCGTCTTCGCGGCCAAGAGCTGCCCGCCGCGCACAATCTCGCGCTCCGAGACCTGGTTCCCACGGAGGAGCGGCCTCAACGGCAACGGCCCCGTGAACGGCAGCGGGAGCGGCGGAGAGACCACGTGCGACCGGCGCCGCGGAGAACTCGACGACATCGACCTGGAGGAGAGCTGTATTTCTGACAGCGCGCGTGGAGCAGGAGGAGGGGGCGCGCGGCAGCCCGAGCGCGTGCCCTGGGCGTGCAGTCGCGCGGTGGAGGAGGACGGAGGCGTTGGCACGGGCGCGCGCAGGAAGCCGCCGCTCTCCAAGAGTAGGGCGGCGCAGATGCGTGAGAAGCGATTCACGTTCGTGCTCGCGGTGGTGATGGGCGCCTTCGTTCTCTGCTGGTTCCCGTTCTTCTTCACTTACAGCCTGCACGCGGTGTGTCGCGAGAGCTGCACCATTCCGGACGCGCTCTTCAACCTGTTCTTCTGGATCGGCTACTGCAACAGCTCCGTCAACCCCATCATCTACACCGTCTTCAACCGGGACTTCAGGAAGGCCTTCAAGAAGATCATGTGTCACAGCAGCACCAGCAGCAGCTGA